In one Chiloscyllium punctatum isolate Juve2018m chromosome 17, sChiPun1.3, whole genome shotgun sequence genomic region, the following are encoded:
- the triap1 gene encoding TP53-regulated inhibitor of apoptosis 1 — MNSVGSECVELKRGYDLCFNRWFAEKFLKGDRSPDPCSELFKQYQQCVKKAIKEKEIPIEGLEFMGPKRENPYGSSSSS, encoded by the exons ATGAACAGTGTGGGCTCCGAGTGTGTGGAGCTGAAGCGGGGCTACGACTTGTGCTTCAACCGGTGGTTCGCCGAGAAGTTCCTGAAGGGAGACAGGAGCCCGGATCCGTGCAGTGAGCTCTTCAAACAGTACCAGCAAtgtgtgaag AAAGCCATCAAGGAAAAAGAAATTCCAATTGAAGGACTGGAATTCATGGGACCCAAGCGGGAAAACCCTTACGGAAGCAGTAGCTCATCATGA
- the LOC140487869 gene encoding uncharacterized protein isoform X1 yields MIDWIRLLMSVITPVRIQGPSCSLSPRSQPLEPGSCLIPLGPGTMWSFTRRAALSVPLPRRLRPRPRPRPSPRPRNTRTAVCGRPPGPSSGRPEEAGPAPGRTKVPQSPSWQPVEVREFPEVTMEMIDHLERLALVDFRNQEGIERLADAIQFANQLHAVDTEGVEPMDSVLEDSLHIPEYYGQFNMASPPNLHIFALWEETRAPRGNPCRHGENVQTPHRQTPEGRCTCVRTQSRKVTVQRQSSAMRSKLSRNTL; encoded by the exons ATGATAGATTGGATCAGATTATTGATGAGTGTTATTACTCCAGTCCGGATCCAGGGCCCTTCCTGCTCACTGTCTCCGAGGTCACAGCCTCTGGAGCCCGGCTCCTGCCTCATTCCCCTCGGCCCCGGGACAATGTGGAGCTTCACCAGGAGAGCCGCTCTCTCGGTGCCGCTGCCCCGGCGGCTGAGGCCGAGGCCGAGGCCGAGGCCGAGCCCGAGGCCGCGGAATACTCGGACGGCCGTTTGTGGGAGGCCGCCCGGGCCCAGCAGCGGGAGGCCTGAGGAAGCGGGCCCAGCCCCGGGCCGGACTAAG GTGCCTCAGAGTCCATCCTGGCAGCCTGTAGAGGTCCGTGAGTTTCCAGAG GTTACCATGGAGATGATTGACCATCTTGAACGATTGGCACTCGTTGATTTTCGGAATCAGGAGGGTATAGAAAGACTGGCAGATGCCATACAGTTTGCCAACCAGCTGCATGCTGTtgacactgagggagtggagCCCATGGATTCAGTGCTGGAGGACAG cctgcacatccctgaatactacgggcaatttaacatggccagtccacctaatctgcacatctttgccctgtgggaggagaccagagcaccaagaggaaacccatgcagacacggagagaatgtgcaaactccacacagacagacacccgaag GCCGTTGTACTTGCGTGAGGACACAGTCACGGAAGGTTACTGTGCAGAGGCAATCCTCAGCAATGCGAAGCAAGTTGTCGAGGAATACTTTATAG
- the LOC140487869 gene encoding glutamyl-tRNA(Gln) amidotransferase subunit C, mitochondrial-like isoform X2: MIDWIRLLMSVITPVRIQGPSCSLSPRSQPLEPGSCLIPLGPGTMWSFTRRAALSVPLPRRLRPRPRPRPSPRPRNTRTAVCGRPPGPSSGRPEEAGPAPGRTKVPQSPSWQPVEVREFPEVTMEMIDHLERLALVDFRNQEGIERLADAIQFANQLHAVDTEGVEPMDSVLEDRPLYLREDTVTEGYCAEAILSNAKQVVEEYFIAPPGNIPLPKKEERDSFLQHSNR, from the exons ATGATAGATTGGATCAGATTATTGATGAGTGTTATTACTCCAGTCCGGATCCAGGGCCCTTCCTGCTCACTGTCTCCGAGGTCACAGCCTCTGGAGCCCGGCTCCTGCCTCATTCCCCTCGGCCCCGGGACAATGTGGAGCTTCACCAGGAGAGCCGCTCTCTCGGTGCCGCTGCCCCGGCGGCTGAGGCCGAGGCCGAGGCCGAGGCCGAGCCCGAGGCCGCGGAATACTCGGACGGCCGTTTGTGGGAGGCCGCCCGGGCCCAGCAGCGGGAGGCCTGAGGAAGCGGGCCCAGCCCCGGGCCGGACTAAG GTGCCTCAGAGTCCATCCTGGCAGCCTGTAGAGGTCCGTGAGTTTCCAGAG GTTACCATGGAGATGATTGACCATCTTGAACGATTGGCACTCGTTGATTTTCGGAATCAGGAGGGTATAGAAAGACTGGCAGATGCCATACAGTTTGCCAACCAGCTGCATGCTGTtgacactgagggagtggagCCCATGGATTCAGTGCTGGAGGACAG GCCGTTGTACTTGCGTGAGGACACAGTCACGGAAGGTTACTGTGCAGAGGCAATCCTCAGCAATGCGAAGCAAGTTGTCGAGGAATACTTTATAGCACCTCCAG